From the Streptomyces syringium genome, one window contains:
- a CDS encoding NAD-dependent epimerase/dehydratase family protein translates to MSHAPGTFNSLTTSTLSTGALSGSAPFDSTLYGHDEVAVTGGAGFVGRRLVAALSLLGKKVTVVDHAALGEDIASLPGVRHLRADLRDYGETLLALQGADVVFHLAGNASGTVSVENPRYDFHLNALATCNVGNAALELGVRRLVYLSSAIVYGTPQHSPIREDHPTGPFLPYGASKLSGELTLRSLQRTSGLPVVIGRSFVIYGPGEDPRRAGGEVSQFLRWQLNERPIPVVGDIDRKSRDFIHVDDLCRALITLADRGAEGEIYNLGTGSDVSMRELADTVAEATGRPALLEADVSSLEDSFALVADVSRLTALHFKPQITLLAGLRALAAELGRFPELPSAKAVFRREPPARRRLSGGPGGLESRAAAC, encoded by the coding sequence TTGAGCCATGCACCAGGTACGTTCAATTCCCTTACCACCAGCACTCTTTCCACCGGCGCTCTTTCCGGCAGCGCCCCTTTCGACAGCACCCTGTACGGGCACGACGAGGTGGCGGTCACCGGCGGCGCCGGCTTCGTCGGCCGTCGTCTCGTCGCGGCCCTGAGCCTCTTGGGCAAGAAGGTCACCGTCGTCGACCACGCCGCCCTCGGCGAGGACATCGCGTCCCTGCCCGGCGTCCGTCACCTGCGGGCGGACCTGCGGGACTACGGCGAGACGCTGCTGGCCCTGCAGGGCGCGGACGTCGTCTTCCACCTGGCGGGGAACGCCAGCGGGACCGTGTCCGTCGAGAACCCCCGTTATGACTTCCACCTCAACGCGCTGGCCACCTGCAACGTCGGCAACGCCGCCCTCGAACTCGGCGTGCGACGGCTGGTCTACCTCTCTTCCGCCATCGTCTACGGCACGCCCCAGCACTCGCCCATCCGCGAGGACCACCCCACGGGACCGTTCCTCCCCTACGGGGCCTCCAAGCTCTCCGGCGAGCTCACGCTGCGCAGCCTGCAGCGGACCTCGGGGCTGCCGGTCGTCATCGGCCGTTCCTTCGTGATCTACGGGCCGGGTGAGGACCCGCGCCGGGCCGGGGGCGAGGTGTCGCAGTTCCTGCGCTGGCAGCTCAACGAACGGCCGATCCCCGTGGTCGGCGACATCGACCGCAAGTCGCGGGACTTCATCCATGTCGACGATCTGTGCCGCGCGCTCATCACGCTCGCCGACCGCGGGGCGGAGGGTGAGATCTACAACCTGGGCACCGGCAGTGACGTCTCCATGCGCGAACTGGCCGACACGGTGGCCGAGGCCACGGGCAGGCCGGCGCTGCTGGAGGCCGACGTCAGCAGCCTGGAGGACAGCTTCGCCCTGGTGGCCGACGTCTCCCGGCTGACCGCACTCCACTTCAAGCCGCAGATCACGCTGCTGGCGGGGCTCAGGGCGCTCGCCGCCGAGCTGGGGCGCTTCCCCGAGCTCCCGTCGGCGAAGGCGGTCTTCCGCCGGGAGCCGCCCGCCAGGAGGCGGCTGAGCGGGGGCCCCGGCGGCCTGGAGAGCAGGGCGGCGGCATGCTAG